DNA sequence from the Methylomonas albis genome:
CGAGAATCTAGCCTGGTTTTGGGGTTTAATCTTGAGCGCCTTCGAGATGGGCTGCATTTTTGCAGCGCCGGCGCAGTTTGTTTTGCGCGCGGCCTGAACGACACACCGAAAATTGCCGCCTTGTTATTGCTGGCTCCCGGTTTTGATTTGCATTGGATCATTATTCTGGTTGCTACGGCGATGATGTTGGGTGGAGTGTTCAATGCCCGACGGGTAGCGGAAACCATGAGTCATAAAATCACTACCATCACGCATGGACAGGGCTTATCGGCTAATCTGGTTACGGCACTGTTAGTCATTTTTGCCAGCAAACTTGGTATGCCGGTTTCCACCACCCATGTTTCGGTAGGTTCATTATTTGGCATTGGTTTGGTCAGCGGCAAGGCCAATTCAGAAGTGATCACGTCAATTGCCTTATCCTGGTTGCTGACCTTGCCGTGTGCGGCTATTTGTTCGGCAGCAATCACACTCTGCCTTAACATCAAACTTTAAAAGTCAAAAAACAAGAAACAGCATGAAGATCGGTTTTGAGTTTAGTCGAACTACTCGTTTATAACCGGGCTAAGGCTTACGATGAAGCAACAAACCGACCCAGTGGAAATATGTCGATAAAATATTTGAGAGAAATGATTGGTGAGACGCTAGGTACTTTTGTATTGGTCTTGTTCGGCTGTGGATCTGTTGCTGTTTCGGTTTTATTTAATGCACATCAAGGATTAATGCAGATTGCCTTAGTCTGGGGAATAGCCGTGACCCTGGCTATTTACCTGACCCGGCATTTATCCTGTGCGCATCTTAACCCTGCCGTCAGTGTAGCAATGGTCTTCGGTGGACGGATGCCGATTGCCCGATTACCGATTTATATAATCAGTCAATTTGTCGGAGCCGTTACAGCGGGATTGGTCATTTACGGGCTGTTCTCGCCATCAATTGCGGCTTATGAAACAGCTCATGGCATCATTCGAGGCACTGCTGACTCTATCAAAACCGCTATGCTATTTGGTGAGTACTACCTCAGTCCGGGCAGTACAGCTGTCGTATCCATGCACTTGGCATTGATTGCGGAAGCCTTTGGGACATTGTTGTTAGTATTGATGATATTCGCCTTAACCGAAGGCTGTAACGTTGGCCGGCCGGATGACGGGTTGGCTCCAGTTTTCATCGGTTTGACTGTAACCTCTATCATCTGCCTAATTGCTCCGCTCACTCAAGCCGGATTAAACCCCGCACGGGACTTTGGGCCGCGCATGGTCGCCTTTTTAATGGGGTGGAATGATGCCGC
Encoded proteins:
- a CDS encoding MIP/aquaporin family protein is translated as MSLVELLVYNRAKAYDEATNRPSGNMSIKYLREMIGETLGTFVLVLFGCGSVAVSVLFNAHQGLMQIALVWGIAVTLAIYLTRHLSCAHLNPAVSVAMVFGGRMPIARLPIYIISQFVGAVTAGLVIYGLFSPSIAAYETAHGIIRGTADSIKTAMLFGEYYLSPGSTAVVSMHLALIAEAFGTLLLVLMIFALTEGCNVGRPDDGLAPVFIGLTVTSIICLIAPLTQAGLNPARDFGPRMVAFLMGWNDAAFPDQDGGFFFVYIVGPLLGGIVAAVFVVRILEPAMKTPPCCS